In Paenibacillus sonchi, a single genomic region encodes these proteins:
- a CDS encoding response regulator, with translation MRILIVDDEPRHLRGMVNLIHRLRPEDQVAVAKDGLAAMELAKSHRPEAILTDIRMPGMDGLEFLEWLKLEGIKAKVVMVSAYNLFEYAQTAVRHGAYDYLLKPVDVQKIEDVLSRIDVQLNAERKQRREAEALERRLQLSSCAYRNRLILAWLNGSATVPELEELNRYEWLRESGVVVYSELESFREGAQPQDSDQLVSRLEQVWSQWGRRSRFR, from the coding sequence GTGAGAATATTGATTGTGGATGATGAGCCCAGGCATCTGCGGGGAATGGTTAACCTGATTCACCGCCTTCGGCCGGAAGACCAGGTTGCCGTGGCAAAGGATGGCTTGGCGGCCATGGAACTGGCGAAATCGCATCGCCCGGAGGCGATATTGACGGATATCCGTATGCCTGGCATGGATGGACTGGAGTTTCTGGAGTGGCTTAAACTGGAGGGCATTAAAGCCAAAGTTGTAATGGTATCCGCTTACAATCTGTTCGAATATGCGCAGACGGCAGTCCGTCACGGCGCTTATGATTACCTGCTGAAGCCGGTGGACGTCCAGAAAATAGAGGATGTATTGAGCCGCATCGACGTCCAGCTGAATGCGGAACGGAAGCAGCGCCGCGAAGCGGAGGCGCTGGAGCGCCGCCTTCAGCTGTCTTCCTGTGCCTACCGCAACCGCCTGATTCTGGCCTGGCTGAACGGAAGTGCGACAGTGCCGGAGCTGGAGGAGCTGAACCGTTATGAATGGCTGCGGGAGAGCGGGGTTGTGGTGTATTCGGAGCTGGAAAGCTTCCGGGAAGGCGCTCAACCGCAGGACAGTGACCAGCTCGTAAGCAGGCTTGAGCAGGTCTGGTCCCAATGGGGGAGGCGCTCACGGTTCCGTTAA
- a CDS encoding helix-turn-helix transcriptional regulator produces MGEALTVPLSGTLEDGRQAAVTLVGLRRLDGEQRGKARALAAALASDWAHTGRLAHGIGPASPSLLAGAPQAYLLARRACSYNFYEGWNGLVFSDEISSSPLAASPDWGRLYEALKGDDAALVLHICGEIFTQLAGGGHAVPMLLKEKASLMLLQIRSDNQDILDRKAGQILADTATRLIRSCSSYKELMARLAKALQEVQLALSLSRQDQGEVVITECLSWIREHTKEEVTLERAADYFHFNPSYFSTLFKSRTGRTFSEHVTAVRMKRAKELLAEDKLRIYEISVECGFQDPKYFCRVFKKYHSMSPKTYKHVLSQRKREA; encoded by the coding sequence ATGGGGGAGGCGCTCACGGTTCCGTTAAGCGGAACGCTGGAGGATGGCCGCCAGGCAGCCGTTACCCTGGTTGGCCTGCGGCGGCTTGACGGAGAGCAGCGGGGGAAGGCGCGGGCCCTCGCCGCCGCCCTGGCGTCCGATTGGGCGCATACGGGACGCCTTGCCCATGGTATCGGGCCGGCATCCCCTTCCCTGCTTGCCGGCGCGCCGCAGGCTTATCTCTTGGCCAGAAGGGCCTGCAGCTATAATTTTTATGAAGGCTGGAATGGGCTGGTTTTTTCAGATGAAATCTCTTCCTCGCCCCTGGCGGCAAGTCCGGATTGGGGCAGGCTGTACGAAGCTCTGAAAGGGGACGATGCGGCGCTTGTTCTGCACATATGCGGCGAAATATTCACACAGCTTGCGGGCGGCGGGCATGCCGTTCCGATGCTGTTGAAGGAGAAGGCGTCGCTTATGCTGCTCCAGATCCGGAGTGACAACCAGGATATTCTGGACAGGAAGGCCGGGCAGATCCTCGCCGATACCGCCACAAGGCTTATCCGTTCGTGCAGCTCATATAAGGAATTGATGGCCCGGCTGGCAAAGGCTCTCCAGGAGGTGCAGCTTGCGCTGAGCCTGTCCAGACAGGATCAAGGGGAGGTTGTCATCACCGAATGTCTAAGCTGGATACGGGAGCATACGAAGGAAGAGGTGACGCTGGAACGGGCGGCAGATTACTTCCATTTCAACCCTTCCTACTTCAGCACGTTATTCAAGAGCAGGACGGGACGGACCTTCTCCGAGCATGTAACGGCAGTCCGGATGAAGCGGGCCAAGGAGCTGCTTGCGGAGGATAAGCTCAGAATATACGAGATCTCTGTAGAGTGCGGGTTTCAGGACCCCAAATATTTCTGCCGCGTATTCAAAAAATATCACAGCATGTCGCCAAAAACCTATAAGCACGTACTTTCGCAAAGGAAACGGGAGGCATGA
- a CDS encoding sensor histidine kinase produces the protein MTFRYRLLASYIFLITIPLLVLGTLFYRTSLQIITEQAQKNVYELVKKNNEVMDTKLRIVDQNSMSLFLDKDLFRIFNQLDPANEAGLFEADRQVTAILGKYFSQNQDIYAYQLWTSYFTFGQTLPQGDPTQSDIYEVARQAGGKLVWVPTYDFVSMFHQPYLQSGNLEFRYLFSATRVLDFTYLGNTKLEKMNARAERPVLAISFKSEVLKSLYADSISGSARYMVLDPYDKVVASSEPGAVARTSKEAWLDELKQERSGARRMTLDGEAVIVCFDRSEVTGWMSVVWIPEAGLLSSFVPVIRTSITVLAVVLGIAAFILAFFIAGKITKPIKRLLSAMRSVGEGDFQTRVEVVTNDEFGMLTKRFNRMNDRIHLLVTENYEIKLKEKEAEIQALTMQMHPHFLYNTLNVMNWTAIENGQQELSRMLVCLSNMLHYTSRKTWDAVHLSEEMNWMDNYFYIMSIRFEDKFTVEYAIDPQLYEYDVPRLLFQPFVENAILHGFNQTESGGMIRIRGWIAEGTRFYEVADNGRGMSQETVQAILYQKSSSVGIKNTIDRIQIAYGTPYGVSIVSAPGEGTRVVITLPV, from the coding sequence ATGACCTTCCGGTACCGGCTGCTGGCCAGTTATATTTTTCTGATCACCATCCCCCTTCTCGTACTGGGGACCTTATTCTATCGGACCAGCCTGCAGATTATCACGGAACAGGCGCAGAAAAATGTGTATGAGCTTGTCAAAAAGAACAATGAGGTCATGGATACGAAGCTGCGGATCGTGGACCAGAACAGCATGTCCTTATTCCTGGATAAGGATTTATTCCGCATTTTCAACCAGCTGGACCCCGCGAACGAAGCGGGGCTGTTTGAAGCGGACCGGCAGGTAACGGCTATACTCGGCAAATACTTTTCACAGAATCAGGATATTTATGCCTACCAGTTATGGACCTCTTACTTCACCTTTGGACAAACGCTGCCTCAAGGCGATCCTACGCAATCGGATATCTATGAAGTGGCGCGGCAGGCGGGAGGGAAATTGGTCTGGGTTCCGACCTACGATTTCGTATCCATGTTCCACCAGCCCTATCTCCAGAGCGGAAATCTGGAGTTCCGTTATTTGTTCTCCGCTACACGCGTGCTGGATTTCACGTATCTGGGCAATACGAAGCTGGAAAAAATGAATGCCCGGGCGGAGCGGCCTGTCCTTGCCATCAGCTTCAAATCCGAGGTGCTGAAATCCTTGTACGCGGACAGCATTTCGGGAAGCGCGCGCTATATGGTGCTTGATCCGTATGATAAGGTCGTGGCCAGCAGTGAGCCGGGCGCTGTAGCACGCACTTCTAAGGAGGCATGGCTGGATGAGCTGAAGCAGGAGAGAAGCGGGGCCCGGAGGATGACCCTGGACGGGGAAGCGGTCATTGTCTGTTTTGACCGCTCGGAGGTTACCGGATGGATGTCTGTGGTCTGGATTCCCGAAGCGGGGCTGCTGAGCAGCTTTGTGCCCGTAATCCGGACGTCCATTACCGTACTGGCGGTTGTACTCGGCATTGCGGCCTTTATTCTCGCTTTTTTTATCGCCGGCAAAATCACCAAGCCGATCAAAAGGCTGCTAAGCGCGATGAGATCGGTGGGCGAGGGGGATTTTCAGACCCGGGTGGAGGTCGTGACCAACGATGAGTTCGGCATGCTGACCAAGCGCTTCAACCGGATGAATGACCGCATTCATCTGCTGGTCACGGAAAATTACGAGATCAAGCTGAAGGAAAAGGAAGCCGAAATTCAGGCGCTTACGATGCAGATGCATCCGCATTTTCTATACAATACCCTGAATGTGATGAACTGGACGGCGATTGAGAACGGTCAGCAGGAGCTGAGCAGAATGCTGGTCTGTTTATCCAATATGCTGCACTACACCTCCAGAAAGACCTGGGATGCTGTCCATCTGTCCGAAGAAATGAACTGGATGGATAACTATTTCTATATCATGTCGATCCGTTTCGAGGACAAGTTCACTGTAGAGTATGCTATCGATCCGCAGCTCTATGAATACGATGTGCCCAGGCTTTTGTTCCAGCCGTTTGTAGAGAATGCGATTCTGCACGGCTTCAACCAGACGGAATCGGGCGGCATGATCCGCATCCGCGGCTGGATTGCAGAGGGAACCCGGTTTTATGAGGTGGCCGATAACGGACGGGGCATGAGCCAGGAGACGGTTCAGGCGATTTTGTACCAGAAATCTTCATCCGTGGGCATTAAGAATACCATTGACCGCATTCAGATCGCTTATGGGACGCCATACGGCGTTTCCATTGTTTCCGCTCCGGGAGAAGGGACAAGGGTTGTGATTACACTGCCGGTATAA
- a CDS encoding ABC transporter substrate-binding protein, with the protein MLRQRKSLFTVMALVLMLAAVLSACSKSGSESSNTSASSGSSGNSGSKEKITLRMTVWGSPEEVAPYKKAIQRFEDKFPNIKVELQHIAADYDTKLTTMVAGNDVPDVAMMESGTIAFPLAEQGKFYNLQEFLDHDADISPGTLVPNIIYSLEPGNVIGIGPGPESFGLFYNEDIFKEAGIAPPPSNVADAWTWDEFVETAKKLTVDTNGKTAADPDFDPRKIKQYGVNASTWWGVYSNFIYSNGGDFISADGKSFGLNQPEAVEAIQKISDLMNVYHVSPSPVQSKNIPATNVALQTKKVAMTIDGQWASAGLAQSKFNFNVGVMPVLKEPVTTVVCAMFSIFKSTKHPQEAWELMKALVDPEASIDMITAGTWMPSLKDWYTDPALLAKWTENLEARPSGYKEAIVDVILTKGHQTPTGYVKNFNNIMDIVNPALDKVWLGQQSAQEAMDSIAAKVQAQIKGRRDIKE; encoded by the coding sequence ATGTTGCGACAAAGAAAATCGCTCTTCACTGTAATGGCACTGGTCCTGATGCTTGCCGCTGTACTGTCTGCATGCTCGAAATCCGGTTCAGAAAGCTCTAATACCTCCGCGTCTTCCGGGAGTTCCGGGAATTCCGGATCCAAGGAGAAGATTACCTTGCGGATGACGGTCTGGGGTTCGCCCGAAGAAGTGGCTCCGTACAAAAAGGCCATCCAGAGGTTTGAGGACAAATTTCCTAATATCAAGGTAGAGCTTCAGCATATTGCCGCTGATTATGATACCAAGCTTACAACCATGGTGGCCGGAAACGATGTTCCGGATGTCGCCATGATGGAATCCGGCACCATCGCTTTCCCTCTGGCCGAGCAGGGGAAGTTCTATAATCTCCAGGAATTTCTCGATCATGATGCCGATATCAGCCCCGGTACGCTGGTTCCCAATATTATCTATTCACTGGAGCCGGGAAATGTAATCGGCATTGGTCCGGGACCCGAGTCCTTCGGCCTGTTCTACAATGAAGATATCTTTAAGGAAGCCGGAATTGCACCGCCCCCGTCGAATGTAGCCGATGCCTGGACCTGGGATGAATTCGTGGAGACCGCCAAGAAGCTGACCGTGGACACCAACGGCAAAACAGCGGCTGATCCGGATTTCGATCCCCGCAAAATCAAACAATACGGGGTGAATGCCTCCACCTGGTGGGGAGTGTACAGCAACTTTATCTACTCCAACGGCGGAGACTTTATCTCGGCGGATGGAAAGTCGTTCGGACTCAACCAGCCGGAGGCTGTAGAAGCCATTCAGAAAATATCAGATCTGATGAACGTATATCACGTATCGCCTTCCCCCGTGCAGTCGAAGAATATCCCGGCTACGAACGTAGCTCTCCAGACCAAAAAGGTGGCGATGACCATCGACGGGCAATGGGCGAGCGCAGGGCTGGCGCAATCCAAGTTCAATTTCAATGTCGGAGTTATGCCTGTTCTGAAAGAGCCGGTGACTACTGTGGTCTGCGCGATGTTTTCTATCTTCAAGTCTACCAAGCATCCCCAGGAAGCATGGGAGCTCATGAAAGCGCTTGTTGACCCGGAGGCTTCAATAGATATGATTACAGCCGGCACCTGGATGCCTTCCCTCAAGGATTGGTACACGGACCCCGCGCTGCTGGCAAAATGGACAGAAAATCTGGAGGCACGACCCTCCGGCTACAAAGAGGCGATTGTTGATGTGATTCTGACGAAAGGGCATCAGACGCCGACAGGCTATGTGAAGAATTTCAATAATATTATGGATATCGTCAATCCTGCCTTGGATAAGGTGTGGCTCGGCCAGCAATCGGCCCAGGAAGCGATGGATTCCATTGCGGCAAAAGTGCAGGCACAAATCAAGGGACGCCGCGATATCAAGGAATAG
- a CDS encoding carbohydrate ABC transporter permease: MRKGMFYGLLFTAPAILGFAVFTLGPMIASLVLSLTDYNVFKAHTSFTGLDHYIRLFSGEDELFYQSLGATFYFVVLRVPAVIILSFAVALLLNLNVKGRAIFRTIIYLPSIVPAVASAMIWMWLLNPDLGLINSLLSRLHLPTSGWLYSEESVIPSVVLTTLWGIGSTVIIFLAGLSGIPRQYYEAIEVDGGGWFHRLRHVTIPMVTPTIFFNTIMTIIGSFQVFNEAYILTQGGPNNKSLFYVFYLWRTGFRDADMGYASALAWILFVIILFFTVIVFRTSKSWVYYEGGERS; the protein is encoded by the coding sequence ATGCGAAAGGGAATGTTCTACGGGCTGTTGTTCACCGCCCCCGCCATACTCGGATTTGCCGTCTTTACGCTGGGTCCCATGATTGCAAGCCTGGTGCTCAGCCTGACCGACTACAATGTCTTCAAAGCGCACACCTCTTTTACCGGCCTGGATCATTATATACGGCTGTTCTCCGGCGAGGATGAGCTGTTCTATCAATCGCTGGGCGCAACCTTCTATTTCGTCGTGCTGCGTGTGCCTGCCGTGATCATCCTGTCCTTCGCCGTCGCGCTGCTGCTGAATCTCAATGTGAAGGGCCGGGCGATATTCCGCACGATTATCTATCTCCCGAGCATCGTACCGGCGGTGGCGTCGGCCATGATCTGGATGTGGCTGCTTAATCCCGATCTTGGTCTGATCAACTCGCTGTTAAGCCGGCTGCATCTGCCGACCAGCGGCTGGCTGTATTCGGAGGAAAGCGTCATTCCGTCGGTCGTTCTCACCACATTGTGGGGCATCGGAAGCACGGTGATTATTTTCCTCGCGGGACTTTCCGGCATCCCCCGGCAATATTATGAAGCGATTGAGGTCGATGGAGGCGGCTGGTTTCACAGGCTGCGCCACGTGACGATTCCGATGGTGACCCCCACGATTTTCTTCAATACGATCATGACTATTATCGGCTCCTTCCAGGTCTTCAACGAAGCCTATATTTTGACGCAAGGCGGACCGAACAATAAAAGCCTCTTCTACGTATTTTATCTGTGGAGAACGGGCTTCCGGGATGCCGATATGGGTTATGCGTCTGCGCTGGCCTGGATTTTGTTTGTGATTATTCTGTTCTTTACCGTTATCGTCTTCAGAACCTCGAAGTCCTGGGTATATTACGAAGGAGGGGAACGTTCTTGA
- a CDS encoding carbohydrate ABC transporter permease — protein sequence MFIIPFVWLVRSSLMNLSQIFTMPPEWIPAPFQWSNFQRALTALPFDTFFKNTLIIVVTVLVGTVITSTIGAFGFSRIQWKGRDTVFAILMTSMMLPAAVTMIPSFLGWQALGFYDTLYPLIIPAYFGGGIFNIFLLRQFYLTIPRDFDEAAFVDGASYWQIYTRIIFPLSRSAVIVVALFSFLASWNDFMGPLIYLKSDSLFTLALGLQMFQGSYTAQWDLLMAASATVVLPCVIVFLAGQRYFLEGITLTGLKG from the coding sequence ATGTTCATCATTCCGTTTGTATGGCTGGTCCGCAGCTCATTGATGAATTTATCGCAGATTTTCACCATGCCTCCGGAATGGATTCCGGCCCCGTTTCAATGGAGCAATTTTCAGAGGGCGCTCACGGCGCTGCCGTTTGACACCTTTTTCAAGAATACGCTTATTATTGTGGTCACGGTGCTTGTGGGGACTGTCATCACGAGCACGATCGGCGCCTTTGGATTTTCACGGATTCAGTGGAAGGGCAGGGATACCGTATTCGCCATTCTGATGACCAGCATGATGCTGCCGGCGGCGGTAACGATGATACCGAGCTTTCTGGGCTGGCAGGCGCTGGGCTTCTATGATACATTATATCCGCTCATTATCCCCGCTTACTTCGGCGGCGGAATCTTCAATATTTTCCTGCTGCGGCAGTTCTATTTAACGATTCCGCGTGATTTTGATGAGGCAGCCTTTGTGGACGGGGCCAGTTATTGGCAAATCTATACCCGCATCATTTTCCCTTTGAGCCGTTCCGCCGTGATCGTGGTCGCTTTATTCAGCTTCCTGGCCTCCTGGAACGACTTCATGGGACCGCTGATTTATTTGAAGAGCGACAGCCTCTTCACCCTTGCTCTGGGCCTGCAAATGTTCCAGGGCTCCTACACCGCACAGTGGGATCTGCTGATGGCGGCTTCGGCCACAGTTGTCCTGCCTTGTGTCATTGTGTTTCTGGCCGGCCAGCGCTACTTTCTGGAGGGCATAACCTTAACGGGATTAAAAGGATAA
- a CDS encoding glycoside hydrolase family 43 protein has protein sequence MKEEHLLKGITNPVIPGWYADPEARTYQGRHWIYATRSFTEYTQQMNLDAFSSVDLIHWNRHDSIIEMKDFPWIWRAVWAPTQIEHQGRHYLVFASNDIQKDGEAGGLEIAVADSPEGPYRGYLGKPLIDRFIHGAQPIDAHLFKDDDGAVYLYYGGWGHCNVARMNEDMTGFVAFSDGQTVRSITPPGYVEGPCMIKKDGLYYLMWSMGGWTNGTYRVAYGVSASPLGPFANEGTILERQEPVAEGPGHHGYLHLPDEDEWLIVYHRRIIGDKEPGNRVLCIDRMEFEAGGIKPVIMTDRW, from the coding sequence TTGAAAGAAGAGCATCTGCTGAAAGGGATAACGAACCCTGTCATACCCGGCTGGTATGCGGACCCGGAGGCAAGAACCTATCAAGGCAGGCACTGGATTTATGCCACCAGGTCTTTTACGGAATATACGCAGCAGATGAATCTGGATGCTTTCAGTTCTGTGGATCTGATCCATTGGAACAGACACGACAGCATTATTGAGATGAAGGATTTCCCCTGGATCTGGAGAGCGGTGTGGGCGCCTACCCAGATTGAGCATCAGGGCAGGCATTACCTTGTGTTCGCCTCCAATGATATCCAGAAGGACGGGGAAGCCGGAGGATTGGAGATTGCCGTTGCAGATTCCCCGGAAGGCCCTTACAGGGGTTATCTCGGCAAGCCGCTGATTGACCGTTTCATTCACGGCGCCCAGCCGATCGACGCCCATTTATTCAAGGATGATGACGGCGCGGTCTATCTCTATTACGGGGGCTGGGGACACTGCAACGTGGCCCGGATGAATGAGGATATGACCGGATTTGTTGCTTTTTCCGATGGGCAGACGGTTCGTTCTATTACGCCTCCTGGCTATGTGGAGGGGCCATGCATGATCAAGAAGGACGGCCTCTATTATCTGATGTGGTCCATGGGCGGATGGACCAACGGCACCTATCGTGTGGCCTACGGTGTCAGCGCCAGTCCGCTCGGGCCATTCGCCAACGAGGGAACCATTCTGGAAAGGCAGGAGCCTGTGGCAGAGGGCCCCGGCCATCACGGATATTTGCATCTGCCCGATGAGGATGAATGGCTGATTGTCTATCACCGGAGAATCATCGGGGACAAGGAGCCGGGCAACCGCGTGTTATGCATCGACAGGATGGAATTTGAGGCCGGAGGGATTAAGCCGGTAATCATGACCGATCGCTGGTAA
- a CDS encoding AraC family transcriptional regulator: protein MPRKKKPVIEYRHYSLPIDFPVLLLSGERWKISDIRSEHLHFHNHLEIGICYSDSGIMEIKGEAVPFTAGDVTFIPRYLPHTTYSSPDTASLWSYLFFSPEDLFQHSFKSAYSSFEPNLWAVTGKNCILNKEQYPKVYTLATSVVEELKQQKPYYQENAYGLLLSLYIELLRIHSTNEMLAEQEAEHSLKGDFVISPALEHITKNYMTPITIDSLAGLCHLSTTHFRRKFHEIMGAAPLDFLSRTRIEEACKQLKSTDHSILSISGQVGFHSISSFNRCFSRLMGESPKQWRKGAQAEAQSAKASILEFTGWV, encoded by the coding sequence ATGCCCAGAAAAAAGAAGCCCGTTATTGAATACCGCCACTATAGCCTGCCCATCGATTTTCCGGTCTTGCTGTTAAGCGGGGAACGCTGGAAGATTTCCGATATCCGAAGCGAGCATCTCCATTTCCATAACCATTTGGAGATCGGCATCTGCTATTCCGACAGCGGCATCATGGAGATCAAAGGGGAAGCGGTACCTTTTACAGCCGGTGACGTAACCTTCATCCCAAGGTATCTCCCCCATACGACATACAGTTCGCCGGATACCGCCAGCCTGTGGTCCTATCTCTTCTTTTCGCCGGAGGACCTCTTTCAGCATTCCTTCAAAAGCGCATACAGCAGCTTCGAGCCGAATTTATGGGCGGTGACGGGAAAAAACTGTATATTAAACAAGGAGCAGTATCCCAAGGTGTATACCCTTGCCACGTCGGTCGTAGAGGAACTGAAGCAGCAGAAGCCCTACTACCAGGAAAATGCCTACGGCTTATTGTTATCCCTTTATATAGAGCTCCTTAGAATTCATTCCACGAATGAAATGCTGGCAGAACAAGAAGCAGAGCATAGCCTGAAAGGTGATTTTGTCATTTCCCCGGCGCTGGAGCATATCACGAAAAACTACATGACCCCCATCACCATCGATTCCCTAGCCGGGCTATGCCACTTAAGCACAACCCATTTCCGCCGAAAATTCCATGAAATCATGGGAGCCGCCCCCCTCGATTTTCTGAGCAGGACCCGAATCGAAGAAGCCTGCAAGCAGTTAAAAAGCACGGATCACTCCATTCTTTCGATCTCCGGGCAAGTCGGCTTTCACTCCATCTCCAGCTTCAACCGCTGCTTCTCCAGGCTTATGGGAGAGTCCCCCAAACAATGGCGCAAAGGCGCACAAGCCGAAGCGCAATCGGCAAAGGCGTCGATATTGGAGTTTACGGGGTGGGTGTGA